A region from the Pseudomonas sp. P8_229 genome encodes:
- the mazG gene encoding nucleoside triphosphate pyrophosphohydrolase, whose translation MYSLEDLLHLMSRLRDPQYGCPWDIKQTYETIVPHTLEEAYEVADAIERGDFDHLQGELGDLLFQVVYYSQLAREEGRFEFAGVIDSITRKLIRRHPHVFPTGDLYAPLDVPGLSEEQVKQRWEDIKAEERAEKSAAPEQLSLLDDVPATLPALSRSAKLQKRAGQVGFDWPHALPVLDKVREELDEVLEAMSENDPVAVADEIGDLLFSVVNLARHLKVDPETALRGANAKFERRFRFIEQALRDTHRPMEDCTLEELDALWGEAKRQEKNAPSCG comes from the coding sequence ATGTACAGCCTTGAAGACCTGCTCCACCTCATGAGCCGTCTGCGCGATCCGCAATACGGTTGCCCGTGGGACATCAAGCAAACCTACGAGACCATCGTCCCGCACACCCTCGAAGAAGCCTACGAAGTGGCCGATGCCATCGAGCGCGGCGACTTCGATCATTTGCAGGGTGAACTCGGTGATCTGCTGTTCCAGGTGGTGTATTACAGCCAGCTGGCGCGGGAAGAAGGGCGCTTCGAGTTCGCCGGCGTGATCGACAGCATTACCCGCAAGCTGATCCGCCGTCATCCTCATGTATTCCCCACCGGTGATCTGTATGCGCCACTGGATGTGCCGGGTCTGAGCGAAGAGCAGGTCAAGCAGCGTTGGGAAGATATCAAGGCCGAAGAGCGCGCCGAGAAATCCGCCGCGCCCGAGCAACTGTCACTGCTCGATGACGTGCCCGCAACCTTGCCGGCATTATCCCGTTCAGCCAAGTTGCAGAAGCGTGCCGGGCAGGTCGGTTTCGACTGGCCGCACGCCTTGCCGGTGCTCGACAAGGTGCGTGAAGAGCTCGATGAAGTCCTCGAAGCGATGTCCGAAAACGATCCGGTGGCCGTGGCCGACGAGATCGGCGACCTGCTGTTTTCCGTGGTCAACCTGGCGCGGCATCTGAAGGTCGATCCGGAAACCGCGCTGCGGGGCGCCAACGCCAAGTTCGAAAGACGTTTCCGATTTATCGAACAGGCATTGCGCGACACCCATCGTCCCATGGAAGATTGCACCCTCGAAGAGTTGGACGCCCTGTGGGGTGAAGCCAAACGTCAGGAAAAGAATGCGCCCAGCTGCGGCTGA
- the relA gene encoding GTP diphosphokinase codes for MVQVRAHQPINTDGSINLEAWLDHAVSVDLALDREALKEACEFAREAEQQSNAAKNLWAEGSGSFSTGLEIAEILADLKLDQDSLVAAVLYRGVREGQIELTAVSQRFGPVVTKLIDGVQRMAAISASLSPRQSMVMGTQGQVENLRKMLVAMVDDVRVALIKLAERTCAIRAVKTADDEKRNRVAREVFDIYAPLAHRLGIGHIKWELEDLSFRYLEPDQYKQIAKLLHERRLDRERFIADVMTQLKDELQATGVDADISGRAKHIYSIWRKMQRKGLEFSQIYDVRAVRVLVPEMRDCYTALGIVHTLWRHIPKEFDDYIANPKENGYRSLHTAVIGPEGKVLEVQIRTHSMHEEAELGVCAHWRYKGTDVKSGSNHYEEKISWLRQVLEWHEELGDIGGLAEQLRVDIEPDRVYIFTPDGHAIDLPKGATPLDFAYRVHTEIGHNCRGAKINGRIVPLNYSLQTGEQVEIITSKHGTPSRDWLNSNLGYVTTSRARAKIVHWFKLQARDQNVAAGKTLIERELTRLGLPAVDFDKLADKANMKTAEDMFAALGAGDLRLAQLVNLAQQLVEPERGNEQLELIPRKATGYKPGKRGDIQIQGVGNLMTQMAGCCQPLPGDAIVGYITQGRGVSIHRQDCASVLQLGGREPERIIQVSWGPVPVLTYPVDIVIRAYDRSGLLRDVSQVLLNERINVLAVNTRSNKEDNTALMSLTIEIPGLDALGRLLGRISQLPNIIETRRNRTP; via the coding sequence ATGGTACAGGTGAGAGCACACCAGCCGATCAACACTGACGGCAGTATCAATCTCGAGGCTTGGCTCGATCACGCGGTCAGTGTCGATCTGGCACTGGATCGCGAAGCCTTGAAAGAAGCCTGCGAGTTCGCTCGCGAGGCCGAACAGCAGTCCAACGCCGCAAAAAATCTGTGGGCCGAGGGCAGCGGCAGTTTCAGCACCGGTCTTGAGATCGCCGAGATCCTCGCCGACCTCAAGCTCGACCAGGACTCGCTGGTCGCGGCGGTGCTGTACCGTGGCGTCCGTGAAGGCCAGATCGAACTCACGGCGGTCAGCCAGCGTTTCGGCCCGGTGGTGACCAAGCTGATTGACGGCGTGCAGCGCATGGCGGCCATCAGTGCCAGCCTCAGTCCGCGCCAGTCGATGGTGATGGGCACCCAGGGTCAGGTGGAAAACCTGCGCAAGATGCTGGTGGCGATGGTCGACGACGTGCGCGTCGCGCTGATCAAGCTCGCCGAGCGCACCTGTGCCATTCGTGCGGTGAAAACCGCCGACGACGAAAAGCGCAACCGGGTCGCCCGGGAAGTCTTCGACATCTATGCGCCGCTCGCGCACCGTCTCGGTATCGGTCATATCAAATGGGAACTGGAGGACTTGTCCTTCCGTTACCTGGAGCCGGATCAATACAAACAGATCGCCAAGCTGCTCCACGAGCGGCGGCTTGATCGCGAGCGTTTCATCGCCGACGTGATGACCCAGCTCAAGGACGAATTGCAGGCCACCGGCGTCGACGCCGACATCAGCGGCCGGGCCAAACACATCTATTCGATCTGGCGCAAAATGCAGCGCAAGGGTCTGGAATTCAGCCAGATCTACGACGTGCGTGCGGTGCGCGTGCTGGTGCCGGAAATGCGCGACTGCTACACCGCGCTCGGTATCGTCCACACCCTGTGGCGGCACATCCCGAAAGAATTCGACGACTACATCGCCAACCCGAAAGAGAACGGCTACCGCTCGCTGCACACTGCGGTAATCGGCCCGGAAGGCAAAGTTCTCGAGGTGCAGATCCGTACACACTCGATGCACGAAGAGGCCGAACTCGGTGTCTGCGCGCACTGGCGCTACAAGGGCACCGATGTCAAATCCGGCTCCAACCACTACGAAGAGAAAATCTCCTGGCTGCGTCAGGTCCTCGAGTGGCACGAAGAGCTGGGTGACATCGGTGGTCTGGCCGAACAGCTGCGCGTCGACATCGAACCGGATCGGGTCTACATCTTCACGCCCGACGGTCACGCCATCGATTTGCCGAAGGGCGCGACGCCGCTGGACTTCGCCTACCGCGTGCACACCGAAATCGGCCACAACTGCCGTGGTGCGAAGATCAACGGGCGCATCGTACCGCTCAACTACAGCCTGCAGACCGGTGAGCAGGTCGAGATCATCACCAGCAAGCACGGTACGCCGAGCCGCGACTGGCTGAACTCCAACCTCGGGTACGTCACCACCTCGCGGGCGCGGGCGAAGATCGTTCACTGGTTCAAGTTGCAGGCTCGCGATCAGAACGTGGCGGCCGGTAAAACCCTGATCGAGCGCGAACTGACGCGTCTCGGCCTGCCGGCGGTGGATTTCGACAAGCTGGCCGACAAGGCCAACATGAAAACCGCCGAAGACATGTTCGCCGCCCTCGGCGCCGGCGACTTGCGTCTGGCGCAACTGGTCAATCTGGCGCAGCAACTGGTCGAGCCGGAACGCGGCAACGAACAGCTGGAGCTGATTCCGCGTAAAGCCACCGGTTACAAACCGGGCAAGCGCGGCGACATTCAGATCCAGGGTGTCGGCAACCTGATGACGCAGATGGCCGGCTGCTGCCAGCCACTGCCGGGCGATGCGATCGTCGGTTACATCACTCAAGGTCGTGGCGTAAGCATTCACCGTCAGGATTGTGCCTCGGTGCTGCAACTGGGCGGGCGCGAACCGGAGCGGATCATCCAGGTCAGTTGGGGCCCGGTGCCGGTGCTCACCTATCCGGTGGACATTGTCATCCGCGCCTACGACCGTTCCGGTCTGCTGCGTGACGTCTCGCAGGTGCTGCTCAACGAGCGCATCAACGTACTGGCGGTCAACACCCGCTCGAACAAGGAAGACAACACGGCGCTGATGTCCCTGACCATCGAGATCCCGGGACTTGATGCGCTAGGGCGGTTGCTGGGGCGGATTTCGCAGTTGCCGAACATCATCGAGACGCGGCGTAACCGTACCCCGTGA
- the rlmD gene encoding 23S rRNA (uracil(1939)-C(5))-methyltransferase RlmD, translated as MARHERGLRFQPTGGSKAPQIPTGKKQRLNIERLANDGRGIAFFEGRTWFVLGALAGEEVEARVLGAHGKVVEARTERVFKASELRRPAACPHAGRCGGCSVQHLPHDEQLALKQRMLAEQLSKVAGVAPEEWAAPLSGPEFGYRRRARIAVRWDMKTKHLEVGFRAAGSQDIVAISECPVLVQPLQPIMTRLPEMLRRLSKPQALGHVELFSGSSLALLLRHMAPLSEADLTILKEFCQFHEAQLWLHGEGEPQPVDATQSLGYRLEQWDLDLAWRPGDFIQVNAGVNEAMVAQALDWLKPRADERVLDLFCGLGNFALPLAKSVREVVAVEGVQTMVDRAAANAASNNLHNTKFFQADLSQPLTDAKWIGNGFSAVLLDPPRDGAFEVVRKLATLGAKRLVYVSCNPATLARDTVELIKQGYRLKRAGILDMFPQTAHVEAMALFEASQDGSSESV; from the coding sequence ATGGCCAGGCACGAGAGAGGCCTGCGCTTCCAGCCCACCGGCGGCAGCAAGGCCCCGCAAATCCCGACCGGCAAAAAACAGCGCTTGAACATCGAGCGCCTGGCCAATGACGGTCGTGGCATCGCGTTTTTCGAAGGCCGTACCTGGTTCGTCCTCGGCGCCCTGGCGGGTGAAGAAGTCGAGGCACGGGTGCTTGGCGCCCACGGCAAAGTGGTCGAAGCGCGCACCGAGCGCGTGTTCAAGGCCAGCGAACTGCGCCGTCCGGCCGCCTGTCCGCATGCCGGCCGCTGCGGCGGTTGCAGCGTTCAACACTTGCCCCACGACGAACAGCTTGCCCTGAAACAACGCATGCTCGCCGAGCAGTTGTCGAAGGTCGCAGGCGTCGCGCCTGAAGAATGGGCCGCGCCGTTGAGCGGTCCGGAGTTCGGCTATCGTCGTCGCGCGCGGATCGCCGTGCGCTGGGACATGAAGACGAAGCACCTCGAAGTCGGTTTCCGCGCCGCTGGCAGCCAGGACATCGTCGCGATCAGCGAATGCCCGGTGCTGGTACAGCCCTTGCAACCGATCATGACCCGTTTGCCGGAGATGCTCCGTCGTTTGAGCAAGCCGCAGGCGCTGGGGCATGTCGAGTTGTTCAGCGGTTCATCGCTGGCCTTGCTGCTGCGGCACATGGCGCCGTTGTCCGAAGCGGACCTGACGATTCTCAAGGAATTCTGCCAGTTCCATGAAGCGCAACTGTGGCTGCATGGCGAAGGCGAGCCGCAACCGGTCGATGCCACGCAGTCGCTGGGCTATCGCCTGGAACAGTGGGATCTGGATCTGGCCTGGCGGCCGGGGGATTTCATCCAGGTCAACGCCGGGGTCAACGAGGCGATGGTGGCGCAGGCGCTGGACTGGCTGAAACCGCGCGCCGACGAGCGCGTGCTGGATCTGTTCTGCGGCTTGGGCAACTTCGCCCTGCCGCTGGCCAAAAGCGTGCGTGAAGTGGTGGCGGTGGAGGGCGTACAGACCATGGTCGATCGCGCCGCTGCGAACGCCGCTAGTAACAATTTGCATAACACAAAGTTTTTTCAAGCCGATTTATCCCAGCCTTTGACCGATGCCAAATGGATCGGAAACGGCTTTTCTGCGGTACTCTTGGACCCACCGCGTGACGGTGCTTTCGAGGTGGTGCGCAAGCTCGCGACCCTGGGTGCCAAACGGTTGGTGTATGTGTCGTGCAACCCTGCAACTCTGGCGCGCGACACGGTCGAATTGATCAAGCAGGGCTACCGGTTAAAACGTGCCGGGATTCTCGATATGTTTCCTCAGACGGCACATGTCGAGGCCATGGCGTTATTTGAAGCGAGCCAGGATGGCTCGTCTGAATCCGTCTGA
- the cysM gene encoding cysteine synthase CysM — protein sequence MTLQYPTIADCVGNTPLVRLQRLPGATSNTLLLKLEGNNPAGSVKDRPALSMITRAELRGQIHAGDTLIEATSGNTGIALAMAAAIKGYKMILIMPDNSSAERKAAMTAYGAELILVSQEEGMEGARDLAQQMEAEGRGKVLDQFANGDNPEAHYTTTGPEIWRQTQGTITHFVSSMGTTGTIMGVSRYLKEQSDSVQIVGLQPMEGSAIPGIRRWPQEYLPKIYQADRVDRIVDMAQSEAEDVTRRLAREEGIFCGVSSGGAVAAMLRLSREVENAVIVAIICDRGDRYLSTGIFDAPN from the coding sequence ATGACCCTGCAGTACCCAACCATCGCCGATTGCGTCGGCAACACTCCGCTGGTGCGTTTGCAGCGCCTGCCCGGTGCCACCAGCAACACCCTATTGCTCAAGCTCGAAGGGAACAACCCGGCGGGTTCGGTCAAGGACCGTCCGGCGCTGTCGATGATCACCCGTGCCGAACTGCGCGGGCAGATCCACGCTGGCGACACGCTGATCGAAGCGACGTCGGGCAACACCGGCATTGCACTGGCCATGGCTGCGGCGATCAAGGGTTACAAGATGATCCTGATCATGCCGGACAACTCCAGCGCCGAACGCAAGGCGGCGATGACCGCCTATGGCGCCGAGCTGATTCTGGTCAGCCAGGAAGAGGGCATGGAAGGCGCTCGCGATCTCGCTCAGCAGATGGAAGCCGAAGGTCGTGGCAAAGTGCTGGACCAGTTCGCCAACGGCGACAATCCTGAAGCGCACTACACCACCACCGGCCCGGAAATCTGGCGTCAGACCCAGGGCACCATTACCCATTTCGTCAGCTCGATGGGCACCACCGGGACCATCATGGGCGTCTCGCGCTACTTGAAGGAGCAGAGCGACAGCGTGCAGATCGTCGGTCTGCAGCCGATGGAAGGCTCGGCCATTCCCGGCATCCGTCGCTGGCCGCAAGAGTACCTGCCGAAGATCTATCAGGCCGACCGCGTCGACCGCATTGTCGACATGGCGCAAAGCGAAGCCGAGGACGTCACTCGCCGTCTGGCACGTGAAGAAGGCATCTTCTGTGGTGTGTCTTCGGGTGGTGCGGTGGCAGCGATGCTGCGTCTGTCCAGGGAAGTTGAAAACGCGGTGATCGTCGCGATCATCTGTGACCGTGGCGACCGTTACCTGTCGACCGGCATTTTCGACGCGCCCAACTGA
- a CDS encoding sensor histidine kinase, with protein sequence MKVSDLPGRHSLFWKLACLLVAFCLLMIWLSWSWGRYMEERNQFLSDEARGTLSRYAAEAERAWQHGERDGVDNWLQSMGLRETGWVGVIDRNLQSLSSDPLNEQEIQHLTFLRGLDWPIHKKGRPWLRVPFPQEPSAGSLVIELPERFLPGKYRVFWRVITNGVIPGLFTLLLCVGLYRLLVVPLNNLRGQANAWRADQLNVRLSSGITQRPDELGELARAFDSMSERLQSTVTLQQQLLRDLSHELRTPLSRLRVASESEQDLRQLRERIGREVDGMQRLVEDTLQLAWLDTERAPLPDEAIQIQALWEMLTDNACYESGWPSLQLQCALPSSCWVRGNLNTLAQALENILRNAIRHSPDGGIVRLDGRRDGDYWHLWLEDQGGGVAEGDLQRIFSPFTRLDGSRPGDGGFGLGLSIARNAVQRQGGMLWAENAGAGLRLNLRLVAESSVVGSGAFASKPAPTLDRCLPQIG encoded by the coding sequence ATGAAAGTCTCTGACCTGCCGGGGCGGCATTCGCTGTTCTGGAAACTGGCGTGTCTGTTAGTGGCGTTCTGTCTGCTGATGATCTGGCTGAGCTGGTCCTGGGGCCGTTACATGGAGGAGCGCAATCAGTTCCTCTCCGACGAGGCGCGCGGCACCCTGAGCCGATATGCCGCCGAAGCCGAGCGGGCGTGGCAGCACGGCGAGCGTGACGGGGTCGATAACTGGCTGCAGAGCATGGGGTTGCGCGAGACCGGTTGGGTTGGGGTGATCGACCGCAATCTGCAGTCATTGAGCAGCGATCCGCTGAATGAACAGGAAATCCAGCACCTGACCTTTTTGCGCGGCCTCGACTGGCCGATCCACAAAAAAGGCCGGCCGTGGCTGCGCGTACCGTTTCCCCAGGAACCGTCCGCCGGTAGTCTGGTGATCGAGTTGCCCGAGCGTTTCCTGCCAGGCAAATACCGGGTGTTCTGGCGGGTGATCACCAACGGCGTGATTCCTGGGTTGTTTACCTTGCTGTTGTGTGTCGGCTTGTATCGCTTGCTGGTGGTGCCGCTAAACAACTTGCGCGGGCAGGCCAACGCCTGGCGCGCCGATCAATTGAATGTGCGCCTGTCGAGCGGCATCACCCAGCGTCCGGACGAACTCGGTGAACTGGCCCGGGCCTTCGACTCGATGTCCGAACGCCTGCAATCTACCGTGACCCTGCAACAGCAGTTGCTGCGCGACCTGTCCCATGAACTGCGCACACCGCTGAGCCGGCTGCGGGTGGCCAGCGAGAGCGAACAGGATCTGCGGCAGCTGCGCGAGCGTATCGGGCGTGAAGTTGACGGCATGCAGCGGCTGGTCGAAGACACCCTGCAACTGGCCTGGCTCGACACCGAACGTGCGCCATTGCCGGACGAAGCGATCCAGATTCAGGCGCTGTGGGAAATGCTCACCGACAACGCCTGTTACGAAAGCGGCTGGCCGAGCCTGCAATTGCAGTGCGCGTTGCCGTCGTCGTGCTGGGTGCGGGGCAACCTCAACACCTTGGCGCAGGCGCTGGAGAATATTCTGCGCAATGCCATTCGTCATTCGCCTGACGGCGGTATTGTTCGCCTCGATGGACGGCGTGACGGTGACTACTGGCATCTGTGGCTGGAAGATCAGGGCGGTGGCGTGGCCGAGGGCGATCTGCAGCGGATCTTCTCGCCCTTCACCCGCCTCGACGGCTCGCGCCCGGGGGATGGCGGGTTTGGCCTGGGGTTGAGCATTGCGAGGAATGCGGTGCAGCGCCAGGGCGGGATGTTGTGGGCGGAAAATGCCGGGGCAGGGTTGCGCCTGAATTTGCGGCTGGTGGCTGAGAGCAGTGTCGTCGGCTCTGGCGCCTTCGCGAGCAAGCCTGCTCCCACACTGGACAGGTGTTTGCCTCAGATTGGGTGA